The following proteins are co-located in the Polystyrenella longa genome:
- a CDS encoding bifunctional riboflavin kinase/FAD synthetase codes for MALMNGFENPALYRGGYVAIGNFDGVHRGHQSMIARLAERARQANVPAIVLTFDPHPIMKLKPDLAPPRLTALQTKSDLLHHYGVDHVIAYPTDQELLNLLPEEFFEKFLLEELKVRGLVEGPNFFFGRNRSGNVETLRELCEPHQLSLDVIPAFKWKDVHVSSSAIRKLISEGDLHTAIDMLGHGYPIVGDVTSGEGRGRGLGFPTANLSGVSTLLPSDGVYAGHCTVEGTRFCAAVNIGPNPTFKTKEHKIEVHLLDFSGDLYGQSLTVELNARVRDTRTFDSVEELKQQISADLDKVRQFGDDAD; via the coding sequence ATGGCACTGATGAACGGATTTGAGAATCCCGCGCTCTACCGAGGGGGCTATGTCGCCATAGGTAATTTTGATGGTGTCCACCGCGGCCATCAAAGCATGATCGCTCGCTTGGCCGAGCGTGCGAGACAGGCCAATGTGCCGGCCATCGTGCTGACTTTCGACCCGCACCCGATCATGAAGTTGAAGCCCGATCTGGCTCCGCCCAGGCTCACGGCGTTGCAAACCAAGTCGGATTTGCTGCACCATTACGGCGTCGATCACGTGATTGCGTATCCGACCGATCAGGAATTACTCAACCTGCTGCCGGAAGAATTCTTCGAGAAGTTTCTGTTGGAAGAATTAAAAGTCCGTGGGCTGGTTGAAGGGCCTAATTTCTTCTTCGGTCGCAACCGATCGGGGAACGTCGAAACATTACGGGAATTATGCGAACCGCATCAACTGTCGTTGGATGTTATCCCTGCTTTCAAATGGAAAGACGTCCACGTCTCCTCCAGCGCCATTCGCAAACTGATTTCTGAAGGCGATCTTCATACGGCGATCGACATGCTGGGACACGGCTATCCGATTGTGGGTGACGTCACTTCAGGAGAAGGTCGTGGTCGGGGCCTCGGCTTTCCAACTGCCAATCTGAGTGGAGTATCGACCTTACTACCCTCAGACGGCGTATATGCCGGTCATTGTACAGTCGAGGGGACCCGATTCTGCGCGGCAGTTAACATCGGACCGAACCCGACATTCAAAACAAAAGAGCATAAAATCGAAGTTCATCTGCTTGATTTCAGCGGAGACTTGTACGGCCAATCGCTGACTGTCGAATTGAATGCCAGGGTACGCGACACCCGGACTTTTGATTCCGTGGAAGAATTGAAACAACAAATTTCCGCTGATCTGGACAAGGTTCGTCAATTCGGTGACGATGCCGACTAA
- a CDS encoding TraR/DksA family transcriptional regulator, with the protein MLKENEFERYRQMLLVIRTRLRGEMEQLTSEALDRSDLAGESRSPTHMADMGTDSFEQDFTLRFAENEAEVIEEINDALDRIDQGTYGLCEQCLEDGKSAAKSSILKTRLKAIPYTRYCIDCERKREELAL; encoded by the coding sequence ATGCTTAAAGAGAACGAATTCGAACGATATCGCCAGATGCTACTCGTGATTCGAACACGTTTACGTGGCGAAATGGAACAATTGACATCCGAAGCGCTCGACCGCTCCGACCTTGCTGGAGAATCTCGATCTCCAACGCATATGGCCGACATGGGGACGGACAGTTTCGAGCAGGACTTCACGCTCCGTTTCGCAGAGAACGAAGCGGAAGTTATCGAAGAAATAAACGACGCACTTGATCGGATTGATCAGGGAACTTATGGTCTCTGCGAACAGTGCCTGGAAGACGGAAAATCTGCTGCGAAATCTTCCATCTTGAAAACGAGATTGAAGGCGATCCCTTACACCCGCTACTGCATCGACTGCGAACGGAAACGCGAAGAACTTGCCTTATGA
- a CDS encoding mandelate racemase/muconate lactonizing enzyme family protein has translation MQRARLWDIDQLSRREFLGSALMGLGALTVGRVFDAATYAAEFATQANGLEITDVKRVTVEIPFRAAPERAMRRELPHWKYTEIFEVTLSSGAKGVGETLLYYTWGVSSDEDVQSVMHKNALDVMWDDALGAGLQMAIFDAVARNAGVPVHRLLGKQVNDVTPLSWWNIDTSPEDMASECRLAYETGYMSYKTKGRPWWDLWRQLELSVKEVPSEFKIDMDFNDTLWNAELAIPIIKELEMYPQIDIYESPIPQRDIEGNQKICAATNVKIAHHYGSPEPVVSIRENVCDGYVVGGGATGVMKAGAVCEMADKPFWLQLVGTGLTAAFSLHFGAVNSHATWPAVNCHQLYAHDLLKSTIKVQNGVAEIPQTPGLGYKVDWDVVEKYKVEKPAERPNPPRMMVTIYPDGRKMYFSSAKEVNFHLAPSMREETPFFVKGVTAQFLPDDGTAEWREMYEKATEAPVLVEP, from the coding sequence ATGCAACGTGCCAGACTTTGGGATATCGATCAACTCAGCCGCCGGGAATTCTTAGGGTCTGCTTTAATGGGCCTCGGTGCGCTGACCGTGGGCCGTGTTTTTGATGCTGCCACCTATGCCGCGGAGTTCGCTACCCAAGCCAATGGTTTAGAAATCACGGACGTCAAACGGGTCACGGTCGAGATCCCTTTTAGGGCCGCTCCCGAAAGAGCCATGCGACGCGAGTTGCCGCATTGGAAGTATACCGAGATCTTCGAAGTGACCCTCTCATCAGGTGCGAAGGGAGTCGGCGAAACGCTGCTGTATTATACCTGGGGTGTTTCTTCTGATGAAGATGTTCAGAGTGTAATGCATAAGAATGCCCTCGACGTTATGTGGGACGACGCACTCGGTGCCGGTTTGCAGATGGCCATCTTTGATGCGGTCGCGCGTAATGCCGGTGTGCCCGTGCATCGTCTGCTTGGAAAGCAAGTTAATGATGTGACGCCTCTTTCCTGGTGGAACATCGATACCTCACCCGAAGACATGGCGTCCGAATGCCGTCTGGCCTACGAGACGGGATACATGTCTTATAAAACCAAGGGCCGCCCCTGGTGGGACCTTTGGCGCCAACTCGAACTGTCAGTCAAAGAAGTTCCTTCCGAATTCAAAATCGACATGGACTTTAACGACACCCTCTGGAATGCGGAACTGGCGATTCCCATCATCAAAGAACTCGAGATGTACCCCCAGATCGATATCTACGAGTCTCCCATTCCTCAGCGGGATATCGAAGGGAACCAGAAAATCTGTGCCGCAACCAATGTGAAAATCGCCCATCACTACGGTTCTCCAGAACCTGTCGTTTCTATCCGCGAGAATGTTTGCGATGGCTACGTTGTCGGTGGTGGAGCAACCGGTGTGATGAAAGCAGGAGCCGTTTGCGAGATGGCCGACAAACCTTTCTGGTTGCAATTAGTGGGGACCGGTTTGACGGCAGCCTTCTCGCTCCACTTTGGGGCTGTGAATTCTCATGCGACTTGGCCCGCAGTGAATTGTCATCAGCTTTATGCTCATGATCTTCTGAAATCGACTATCAAAGTCCAGAACGGCGTGGCGGAAATCCCTCAGACTCCGGGTCTCGGATACAAAGTCGATTGGGACGTCGTTGAGAAATACAAAGTCGAAAAACCGGCTGAACGACCAAACCCGCCCCGCATGATGGTGACGATTTACCCCGATGGCCGGAAAATGTATTTCTCTTCCGCCAAAGAGGTCAACTTCCATCTCGCTCCTTCTATGCGAGAGGAAACGCCGTTCTTCGTGAAAGGGGTTACAGCCCAGTTCCTCCCCGACGATGGAACTGCGGAATGGCGGGAAATGTACGAAAAAGCGACCGAGGCCCCCGTACTGGTCGAGCCATAA
- a CDS encoding TMEM43 family protein, with protein MSLSKNNQDQLTTYPASAIVEGLKLLFVGLVFALFAGAILWVNEWNNLTRIKSQLQNETAVVELNPAEKLDATFEGRVIHLTGSLKTKDVLIEDWLNLEITGLRLFRRVQIFEESTQEPRSYRPGSWIDQTAVTVPSVTDSIPSQTVTTFGWYAEGVQLGDHHLGRTLLERLTRFEPVLLADRFDISLLQPRSNISSQTNDTLDSDDSARWYSINNEIIWGNPNRAFRTGDLRVQFYYVPDDQTVSLIARQGTDGILVPFITRDGEVIERLQVGKASWQELYPEGKAPINWLVWAFRLTGALLMWAGCWFLILPGTRMLEQLDIRNLQFEFEPVRMSALAAVLLSLLVMSAAWIYYQPVWGTILIVGVLFSIVAAGWYFWRKLRVVKRIGQQS; from the coding sequence ATGAGCCTTTCTAAAAACAATCAGGATCAGCTTACGACGTATCCGGCGTCGGCAATCGTGGAAGGACTGAAACTCCTGTTCGTCGGTCTGGTCTTCGCACTCTTCGCCGGGGCCATTCTGTGGGTGAATGAATGGAACAATCTGACTCGGATTAAAAGTCAGCTACAGAACGAAACGGCTGTCGTCGAACTCAATCCCGCGGAGAAACTCGATGCCACTTTTGAAGGCCGAGTGATCCATCTCACCGGTTCTCTCAAAACAAAAGATGTATTAATAGAAGATTGGCTTAACCTGGAAATTACAGGACTCCGTCTCTTTCGACGCGTTCAGATTTTCGAGGAAAGCACACAGGAACCGCGATCTTATCGTCCCGGTAGCTGGATCGACCAGACTGCGGTCACGGTCCCGAGCGTCACGGATTCAATTCCTTCACAGACGGTGACCACCTTCGGTTGGTATGCCGAAGGTGTGCAATTGGGTGATCACCACCTGGGGCGAACATTACTGGAACGATTGACTCGATTTGAACCGGTGCTGCTAGCTGACAGGTTTGACATTAGTCTCTTGCAGCCCAGATCCAACATATCAAGTCAGACGAATGACACCTTAGATTCCGATGATTCGGCACGTTGGTATTCCATAAACAATGAAATCATCTGGGGTAATCCCAATCGAGCCTTTCGTACTGGTGACTTGCGCGTGCAGTTTTATTACGTCCCTGACGACCAAACAGTCAGTCTGATTGCGCGGCAGGGAACGGACGGAATACTGGTACCGTTTATCACCCGCGACGGAGAAGTTATTGAACGATTGCAAGTCGGTAAAGCGAGTTGGCAAGAACTTTATCCGGAGGGGAAAGCGCCCATTAACTGGCTGGTCTGGGCGTTCCGATTAACAGGGGCACTCTTAATGTGGGCGGGATGCTGGTTTTTAATTCTGCCAGGAACCCGTATGCTGGAACAACTCGATATTCGTAATTTGCAGTTTGAATTCGAACCAGTTCGCATGTCTGCACTCGCGGCGGTTCTCCTCTCTTTGCTGGTGATGTCCGCCGCCTGGATCTATTATCAACCGGTGTGGGGGACGATTTTAATCGTCGGTGTTCTGTTTTCCATTGTGGCTGCCGGCTGGTATTTCTGGCGAAAGCTGCGGGTTGTCAAAAGAATCGGGCAGCAGTCCTGA
- the rfbC gene encoding dTDP-4-dehydrorhamnose 3,5-epimerase yields the protein MEVRPTSIPDVLLIKPSVFEDARGFFKETYQEERYHKIGVGVQFVQDNNSRSQRGTLRGLHYQLEHSQGKLVQVFRGEIFDVAVDLRRSSPTFGKWTSAILSEHNHLQLYIPPGFAHGFYVLSELAEFSYKCSDYYFPEHEKTLLWNDPQLDIEWPITESPLLSEKDQQGIPFSNIEYFD from the coding sequence ATGGAAGTCCGTCCTACCTCAATTCCTGATGTGTTGCTGATCAAACCGAGCGTGTTTGAAGACGCGCGGGGGTTCTTCAAAGAAACCTATCAGGAAGAGCGGTATCACAAAATAGGTGTCGGCGTTCAATTTGTGCAAGACAACAATTCGCGTTCACAACGAGGAACGCTACGCGGGTTGCATTACCAGCTGGAACACTCTCAGGGTAAGCTGGTGCAGGTTTTTCGAGGCGAGATTTTTGATGTCGCTGTGGATCTACGTCGATCGTCACCTACCTTCGGGAAATGGACGAGTGCCATTCTAAGCGAACACAACCATTTGCAGCTCTATATCCCGCCCGGCTTCGCTCATGGATTTTATGTGCTGAGTGAGCTTGCAGAGTTTTCTTACAAGTGCTCGGATTATTACTTCCCGGAACATGAGAAAACGCTGCTCTGGAACGATCCGCAACTCGATATCGAATGGCCGATTACCGAAAGCCCGCTTCTCTCCGAGAAAGACCAGCAGGGAATTCCGTTCTCTAACATCGAGTATTTCGACTGA
- a CDS encoding Ldh family oxidoreductase codes for MRNLPAPELTLFCQQLFNAAGLSLVDAQVLAESVIGSSLVGHDSHGIMLVGRYVNELIKGDVDKECRLTFEKEFPSTACINANNSQGHIASQQVTRLAIDKALKHGVATVTVHNLGHLGRLGTYVEMAAMQDCVAIATINNHGGATWMAPFGGTERRLPPNPIAIGAPTGGEFPLVLDMSASNVAVGKCIVAQAKGESIPLDWILDPQGNPTTDPSQLVGPPSGSLIPLGGTIAGHKGYALAFMMDILGGALSPAGCSRSTEYMSQNGFFLTVLKIENFVELTDFHKEANQLIDWVKSSPTVSPDREILAPGEFEYRMRLERVAEGIPVPDPVCEGYRKMAEELEVENILDL; via the coding sequence TTGCGAAATCTACCCGCCCCGGAATTGACCTTATTCTGTCAGCAATTATTCAACGCGGCCGGTCTTTCTCTCGTTGATGCACAAGTGCTCGCGGAATCTGTCATCGGCTCGAGTCTCGTCGGTCATGATTCGCACGGCATCATGCTCGTAGGACGTTATGTCAACGAACTAATAAAGGGTGATGTCGATAAAGAATGTCGACTCACCTTCGAAAAAGAGTTCCCATCCACTGCTTGTATTAATGCCAACAATTCACAAGGGCACATCGCCAGCCAGCAGGTAACCAGGCTCGCTATTGATAAAGCCCTCAAACATGGTGTCGCCACAGTTACTGTCCACAATCTGGGCCACCTTGGACGATTAGGAACCTACGTTGAAATGGCGGCCATGCAGGACTGCGTTGCCATTGCGACGATCAATAATCATGGCGGAGCTACCTGGATGGCCCCTTTTGGTGGAACAGAACGCCGCCTACCCCCCAACCCAATTGCCATCGGGGCTCCCACGGGCGGGGAATTTCCACTCGTTCTCGATATGAGTGCCAGTAATGTCGCCGTGGGAAAATGCATTGTCGCTCAGGCAAAGGGGGAATCTATTCCTTTAGATTGGATTCTAGACCCACAGGGGAATCCCACGACGGATCCGTCTCAATTAGTCGGCCCCCCATCCGGCTCCTTGATTCCTCTCGGAGGTACGATTGCCGGGCATAAAGGTTACGCACTTGCTTTCATGATGGACATTCTGGGAGGTGCATTGTCGCCTGCAGGTTGTAGTCGCAGCACTGAATATATGTCACAGAACGGTTTTTTCCTGACGGTCCTCAAAATCGAAAACTTTGTCGAGCTGACGGACTTCCATAAAGAAGCGAACCAGTTGATCGACTGGGTGAAATCTTCTCCTACCGTCTCGCCCGATCGGGAAATTTTGGCACCCGGAGAATTTGAATACCGAATGCGTTTAGAACGCGTCGCCGAAGGAATTCCTGTTCCTGATCCGGTCTGTGAAGGCTATCGTAAAATGGCGGAAGAATTGGAAGTCGAAAATATTCTGGACCTGTAA
- the hflX gene encoding GTPase HflX — MGDPKREELQVKEKKAVLAGVIDPARRDDFQDPLAELSGLASTANVVECGRMIQYRDLPDMTTCMGPGKVQELKQLCEATEAEIIVFDNNLTPAQGRNLEKELDMVIVDRSELILDIFASNAQTYEAKLQVELAQLLYFRPRLKRLWTHLERIEGGVGAGRGPGEKQLETDRRLIDKRIAELKKKLKEVEKRRALTVGHRRNETTVSLVGYTNAGKSTLMRAVTGADVFVADQLFATLDTRTRRWSLPNWGDVLLSDTVGFVRNLPHHLVASFRSTLEEARMADLLLHVVDASNPEAKQQIETVDKVLEKIDVDCSNMLLVLNKVDRCEDRSLVDVLRAQHENAVVVSAHTGEGIERLRQRITEKLGGGYVDATIETGAGNGKLFSFLAEHSEVTERTYDDENRVQIQCRIPKRFLLTLERKSDEQTTVTVIGGPSDPEFPYEDVEEMTPSEPTL; from the coding sequence TTGGGCGATCCAAAACGAGAAGAACTTCAGGTTAAAGAAAAAAAAGCAGTTCTGGCCGGAGTCATTGATCCCGCGCGACGGGACGACTTCCAAGACCCACTCGCTGAATTATCAGGACTGGCTTCTACGGCTAATGTCGTTGAATGTGGTCGCATGATCCAGTACCGCGATTTGCCTGATATGACAACTTGCATGGGGCCCGGAAAAGTTCAGGAGCTGAAACAGCTCTGTGAAGCAACCGAAGCCGAGATCATCGTCTTCGATAATAATTTAACTCCCGCGCAGGGACGCAATCTGGAGAAAGAACTCGATATGGTCATTGTGGACCGTAGTGAGTTGATTCTCGATATCTTTGCGTCCAACGCTCAGACTTATGAAGCAAAACTTCAGGTCGAGCTGGCGCAGCTGCTTTACTTTCGCCCCCGTTTGAAACGGTTGTGGACCCACTTGGAACGTATCGAAGGGGGAGTCGGTGCTGGGCGAGGTCCAGGGGAGAAACAGCTGGAGACGGACCGACGTTTGATCGATAAGCGGATCGCGGAACTCAAAAAGAAACTGAAAGAAGTCGAAAAACGACGCGCTCTCACCGTCGGTCATCGCAGGAACGAAACGACTGTGAGCCTGGTCGGTTACACGAACGCTGGCAAAAGTACTTTAATGCGAGCTGTAACAGGTGCCGATGTGTTTGTCGCCGACCAGTTGTTCGCGACGCTCGATACCCGCACCCGTCGCTGGAGTTTACCCAACTGGGGAGATGTGCTCCTAAGTGATACCGTCGGTTTCGTACGAAACTTGCCCCACCATTTAGTCGCCTCGTTTCGTTCCACGTTGGAAGAAGCCCGTATGGCGGATCTATTACTGCATGTCGTCGACGCCAGTAACCCGGAAGCGAAGCAGCAGATTGAAACGGTCGATAAAGTCCTCGAGAAGATTGATGTCGATTGCAGTAACATGTTACTCGTTCTCAATAAGGTCGACCGCTGTGAAGATCGATCACTAGTCGATGTCCTGCGTGCCCAACACGAAAATGCTGTCGTGGTCAGTGCACACACCGGTGAGGGGATCGAACGTTTACGGCAACGGATCACCGAAAAACTGGGGGGCGGTTATGTCGATGCGACCATCGAAACCGGGGCAGGCAACGGAAAGTTGTTCTCTTTTCTGGCAGAACATTCGGAAGTGACCGAACGGACCTACGACGATGAGAACCGGGTGCAGATTCAATGTCGTATCCCGAAACGTTTTTTGCTAACGCTTGAGAGAAAAAGCGACGAGCAGACGACGGTGACCGTCATTGGTGGTCCAAGCGATCCTGAATTTCCGTACGAAGACGTGGAGGAAATGACACCCTCCGAACCTACTTTGTAG
- the bcp gene encoding thioredoxin-dependent thiol peroxidase yields MTTSPIPEVGDKAPNFNLPAFPQGRHKLADYKGKQNIVLYFYPRDNTPGCTTEACEFRDSIGNFEVAETVVLGVSTDTVASHEKFISKFDLPFSLLADEDHKVAEAYGVWVEKNMYGKKSMGIQRSTFLINKNGKIAAAWPKVKVKGHVEEVQAALVELE; encoded by the coding sequence ATGACGACCTCCCCAATCCCTGAAGTGGGTGATAAAGCCCCGAACTTCAACCTCCCTGCGTTCCCCCAAGGTCGTCATAAACTGGCTGACTACAAAGGGAAACAGAATATCGTGCTCTATTTTTATCCGCGCGACAATACCCCCGGTTGCACGACGGAAGCCTGCGAGTTCCGCGACTCCATCGGCAATTTTGAAGTGGCCGAGACGGTCGTCCTGGGTGTCAGCACCGATACGGTTGCGTCACATGAGAAGTTTATCAGCAAGTTTGATCTCCCGTTTTCGTTGTTGGCCGACGAAGATCACAAAGTAGCCGAGGCATACGGAGTTTGGGTTGAGAAGAATATGTATGGCAAAAAGAGCATGGGGATTCAGCGGTCGACCTTTTTAATCAATAAAAATGGGAAAATTGCCGCCGCATGGCCGAAAGTAAAAGTAAAGGGGCATGTCGAAGAAGTCCAAGCCGCCCTGGTAGAATTGGAATAG
- a CDS encoding FtsB family cell division protein has translation MSHQQENELLEFDWIVSLLFWLFLFVAAAIFGVLALSPKLEVYWSLQAEQKQNAERLDSLQTEITYLQHVVDALEHDPEFQAELARIDLNPNRSVADEEVLDLSLSIGPAVVQRDQPHLHDEDSSSCREGWLVSKNRSFVQDRILRNKLYLVMAGLVVFAFVFLQDNSAET, from the coding sequence ATGAGTCACCAACAGGAAAACGAACTGTTGGAATTCGATTGGATCGTCTCGCTCCTGTTCTGGCTCTTCCTGTTCGTGGCGGCGGCGATCTTTGGAGTGCTGGCACTCTCGCCCAAGCTGGAAGTCTACTGGAGTCTGCAAGCCGAACAGAAGCAGAATGCAGAGCGGCTGGACTCATTGCAAACAGAAATTACCTACTTGCAGCATGTCGTCGACGCTCTGGAGCACGACCCGGAATTCCAAGCGGAACTCGCTCGCATTGATCTGAATCCAAACAGATCAGTAGCAGACGAAGAGGTACTCGATCTCAGCCTGAGCATTGGACCGGCTGTGGTGCAGCGGGATCAGCCCCATTTACATGACGAGGATTCTTCGTCTTGTAGGGAAGGGTGGCTGGTCAGCAAGAATCGCTCGTTCGTACAGGACCGAATCCTGCGGAATAAACTCTACCTCGTGATGGCTGGACTAGTGGTCTTCGCGTTTGTTTTCCTGCAGGATAACTCCGCAGAAACTTGA
- the eno gene encoding phosphopyruvate hydratase: MSISITGVHAREILDSRGNPTVEVDIELEDGSVGRAAVPSGASTGTHEACELRDGGDRYLGKGVRDAVQNVNEHLIDVLLGMDASDQASIDRAMIAADGTENKSKLGANAILACSLASAHAAARASFLPLFRYVGGVGACRLPAPMMNIINGGEHANNGIDFQEFMVMPLGFDRFSDALQAGTEVFHHLKKVLADKGLSTAVGDEGGFAPDLPSGDAAIEVILTAIENAGYKPGDQIKIALDCASSELYDASKKTYTLEGKSFDSGALVDMLAGWVDKYPICSIEDALAEDDWDGWKALTDAVGNKCQLVGDDLFVTNTKRLQQGIDQGVANSILIKVNQIGSLTETIEAVGLAGRNGYTSVMSHRSGETEDTTIADLAVALGTGQIKTGSASRTDRICKYNQLLRIEEMLEDNAIYGGTI; the protein is encoded by the coding sequence ATGAGTATCAGCATCACTGGTGTACACGCCCGGGAAATTCTGGACAGCCGTGGAAATCCAACGGTAGAAGTCGACATTGAGCTGGAGGACGGCAGCGTTGGCCGTGCCGCAGTTCCAAGTGGTGCCAGTACCGGTACTCACGAAGCCTGCGAACTTCGCGATGGCGGAGATCGCTATCTGGGTAAAGGAGTTCGCGATGCCGTTCAAAACGTCAACGAACACCTGATCGACGTTCTGCTGGGAATGGATGCTTCTGACCAGGCTTCCATCGACCGAGCTATGATCGCCGCCGACGGAACTGAAAATAAATCAAAACTGGGTGCGAATGCCATTCTCGCCTGTTCACTCGCCTCGGCTCACGCTGCTGCCCGTGCCAGCTTCCTGCCCCTCTTCCGCTATGTCGGTGGTGTCGGTGCCTGTCGTCTGCCTGCCCCGATGATGAACATCATCAACGGTGGTGAGCACGCCAACAACGGAATCGATTTCCAGGAATTCATGGTCATGCCTCTTGGGTTCGATCGCTTCAGCGATGCCCTGCAGGCCGGAACAGAAGTTTTCCATCACCTGAAAAAAGTTCTTGCCGACAAAGGCCTGAGCACTGCCGTGGGTGATGAAGGTGGATTCGCTCCCGATCTTCCCAGTGGCGATGCTGCTATCGAAGTCATCCTGACTGCGATTGAAAACGCCGGCTACAAACCAGGGGATCAGATCAAAATCGCTTTGGATTGTGCTTCCTCTGAACTCTACGACGCCAGCAAAAAAACCTATACCCTCGAAGGCAAGTCTTTTGATTCGGGTGCTCTGGTTGATATGCTAGCCGGTTGGGTCGACAAATACCCCATCTGCTCTATCGAAGATGCTCTTGCAGAAGATGACTGGGATGGCTGGAAAGCTCTTACTGACGCCGTTGGTAACAAATGTCAGCTGGTTGGTGACGATCTGTTCGTGACCAATACCAAACGGCTGCAACAGGGTATCGATCAAGGCGTTGCCAATAGTATCCTCATCAAAGTCAACCAGATTGGTTCATTGACCGAGACGATCGAAGCAGTCGGACTAGCTGGACGCAACGGTTACACCTCTGTCATGTCGCACCGCTCCGGTGAGACCGAAGACACGACTATTGCTGATCTGGCTGTCGCACTGGGAACTGGACAGATCAAAACGGGTTCCGCTTCCCGAACTGACCGTATCTGCAAATACAACCAGCTACTCCGCATCGAAGAGATGCTGGAAGACAACGCTATCTACGGCGGTACAATCTAA
- a CDS encoding signal peptidase II → MKPETAPTRRYPILFCVLVLCATFFDIYSKDVVFADLGFPGGAQTLVEGKHEIFTNPAGADGQSVLYMDNWIVFQLYNNFNFGALWGLGQGMSLMFGLFGGVAIVGILVWAFYFNGVDNLWLTISLGLILAGAFGNLWDRMGWHGYEDHLGNPIYAVRDFLFFRFGGRDGYPWPIFNFADTYLVVGAAMMFIHSLFMSDSKQETETVAVSTVSEKASSPS, encoded by the coding sequence ATGAAACCTGAAACGGCTCCGACCCGACGATATCCGATCCTGTTTTGTGTCCTGGTCCTCTGCGCGACATTCTTCGACATTTACTCTAAGGATGTTGTTTTCGCCGATCTCGGTTTTCCCGGGGGAGCCCAAACGCTCGTCGAGGGAAAACATGAGATCTTCACAAACCCCGCAGGAGCCGATGGACAGTCGGTGTTGTACATGGACAACTGGATTGTCTTTCAGTTGTATAACAACTTCAATTTCGGAGCATTGTGGGGCTTGGGACAGGGAATGAGCCTGATGTTCGGTTTATTCGGCGGCGTGGCCATCGTTGGTATTCTGGTCTGGGCGTTTTACTTTAACGGCGTCGACAATCTCTGGTTGACTATCTCGCTGGGATTGATTCTCGCAGGTGCCTTTGGCAACCTCTGGGACCGAATGGGGTGGCATGGGTATGAGGACCACCTCGGCAACCCGATTTATGCCGTGCGCGATTTCCTCTTCTTCCGCTTTGGAGGACGCGATGGTTACCCTTGGCCGATCTTTAACTTCGCCGACACCTATCTGGTCGTCGGAGCGGCTATGATGTTCATCCACTCGCTTTTCATGAGCGATTCCAAACAAGAGACAGAGACTGTGGCTGTGTCAACGGTATCGGAAAAGGCTTCATCTCCTTCGTAA